The Elstera cyanobacteriorum region TCGATGCGGGTTCGCCCGCGTTCAACTTTTCCATGATCTGATGATATGGTTCGTCGCACAGCATCATACCCAAGGTCGCAAGCCTGAGTGCCGTCCCCTTTGGGCTAGGATATATCCAGGCTATTCTCTCCGGCCGCACATAGACTGTTTGGCTGCGCCGGTACAGGTGCACCCATTCGCCGCCAAGTCTTAGGCGTGTCGCGGATGGCTCGCCAACAACTTCAATGCCCCGCAGGCCGGACCCGCACAAATACGATCTTTGCGGGTCTCTGATCCGCCCGGTGAAGCGACTGCCGCCGATCAAGCAAACGGCCTCGGCCCTGACCAAAATCCGTTCGCCTCGGGGATTGAAGAACTCAACGAACATGGCCGGGGGCAGGGCGGGCGGGAATGCGTTGCAGAATCTCGCTACCGCTCAGAAGCCGAAGCGAGGCGGCGGGCATCTGTTCGGCGATAGCCGCAAGGCTGACAACGGCGGCGGCGTGAACATCGGTTTCAAGCAAGATCGCGACGCCGTTATCGTCAGCATCAACCTGTTGAATTTGAAAGCGATAATCCCAAAAACTGCGCAGCCGGTTCACCATGTCCCTATTCCGTCAAGACGTGAACATAGGAAGAACATAAACTGGCGACGCGGTTTTAGGAAGAGGGAAGCCCCGCAATCTTTGGAAGCGGGGGCTGGGGGTCGCAGGTTCGAATCCTGTCGCTCCGACCAATTTTCCCCCGAAATTAAAAATAACCTGTTTTCTGTCGCTCGTGAGCGGCGAGTTGCTTTATCCATGAAATTCCATCGTGTATCTTCAACCGAAGATAGGCGGGGGGACGATGGAAGGCAAAATTCTGCAAGTCGTTGGCCAAGTTGCCGGGATAGGTGGTTTGGCTTTGGCGGTGATGCTGTTTTTATTCAAGGACATCATCCGTAAAAACATTTTCCCCAAACTTCCGCCTGGCGCGGCCGAACGCATTTTGACCCTGCTGATTCGGGGTGTCCTTCTCGTAACGCTCGTCGGTATGGGGCTTTGGGTGCTGGTGGTCCTAGCCGGACCGAAAAGCTAGGGGGCGGCTGCCCGTCATGGAGAATCAGACTTTAGCCCTGATCGGCCGAGTTATTGGTCCTGGCAGTTTGGCCCTGGCCGTGATGCTTTTTTTGTTAAGGCATATCATCCGCAAGAATATTTTTCCAACGCTGGCACCGGACGCGGCGGAGCGACTCTTGAGCCTGATTATCCGCGGCACCTTGCTCGTGACACTCCTTGGCATGGGGCTTTGGGCGGTCGTTGAATTGGCGGGATCGAGCGAGGGCAATGGATGGTTCCTTGGCCTCGCGATCATTGCGGCGCTGGTAATAACCCCTTTGTTGTGGCGGGCAACGCTGCGCCCCGCGTCGGTGCGCAATAGTCCTGTGCAAGCCCAGTCGGGGGGCCTAGCCTTTGCGGGCGCGGTTCACGATAGCCCGATTACGATCATCAATCAGGGGATCGACCAAGAGTCTTTGCGTCAAGTCTTGGCGTTGGCGGGGGCCAAGGATCAAGCGTCGCAGCAAGCCCTCGATGCGCTCAGCAAGCGCCTTGATCTCACGAACGCGCAGATTTTAGCGGCGTATCGCATTATCGAGGTCGCGGAGATTTCCCCCGAACAGGCGATAGCACGCTTGTCCGAGCATTTTCAGGAACTTCATCGCCTGCGGGCGGCCGTTGCAGTCCAGCCTGGCGAAAGCCGGGCGATCCAGGCCCTGCGCGCCACCGCCAAAGCGCGATGGGAGGCAGCCGATTATGATGGGGTCGATGCGGCGCTGGCCGAAATCGAAGGCCTACAAAGCGCCGGGATGGCCGAAACCAAAGCCCAACGCGGTGATGCGGCCATGGCGGCCCGCCGCTTCCGCGACGCTGCCCGGCATTTTGCTAGGGCGGCGCACCTGCTGCCAAACCACCGGGAATATTGTTTTCGGCAGGCGGAAGCCCTCTATCGCGAGGGCGACGAGCGGGGCGAAAATGCGGCCCTCGCTGAGGCGATTGCCGTGTTTCGCGGCATTCTCACCAGGATCGGCCGGCGGGCGGAGGGCGATGCTTGGGCCCGCGTACAGAATAATCTCGGCAACGTGCTCCGGTCGCTTGGCGAGCGGGAGCCAGGGACGGCGCGGTTGGAGGAAGCGGTCGTCGCCTATCGAGCCGCCTTGGAGGAGTGGACCCGCGCCCGCGTGCCGCTCCAATGGGCGGCGACCCAGAGTAATCTTGGCACTGCGCTTCAGTCGCTTGGGAAGCGGGAGCCGGGGACGGCGCGGTTGGAGGAAGNGGATACCGGGCGCACCTTCGCCGCATCAACCCCCGCCGGGCCGTGGAATGCCAGCAATCTGCCTGCCGGTCTCAATCCCTCGACGCTGGCGGTACGGCCATGATGGACCGGGATATTGCCGCACGGATCCTTGAGGCTCTGGACGACGCAAAGCGCTGGCGGGCGCGGATGGAGGCGAATTTCAATCTTCTGTCCCAGCAGGTTGCGGAAGTGACGAAGGAAGTCGAAGTCCGCGCTGAAAATGCCGATCAGCGCCACCGGGAAACCAGCGCGCGTTTGCGCGATGCCGAAGCTGCTTTGCGCGCGGCGGGGGCTGGGGCGGTCGACGTGAATATCTCCCAAGGCAATCAAACCGTGGGGGCGGAGCCTGCCGCGACCGCCACCCGGTCAAGCCTGCCCAAAGCCGCTGCTGCTGTCGGCGGTAGCGGGTTTTTCGGCTGGCTGGCTGGCGGCGGCTGGGACCAGATCAGCGCCTTCTTCAAAAAACTGGGCGGTTAGCCCGGTCCTAAATCCACGAAATCCGCCGCCTTCGGGCGGCTTTTTTATGAGGTGCATTATGGCGCAAGCCAAAGCCGCGCCCGCGCAAACGCGCGGGGAACGCAATAATAATCCGGGCAATATCGACTACAGCCCTAATAACCCTTGGCGAGGAAAACTGCCGCGCGACGTGAGCATCGAGCCGCGCTTTGAACGGTTCGACAGCGCGCTCAACGGTGGGCGGGCTGCGGTGAAGCTGGTCGAGTTCTATAAAGATCGGCGGGGAATCAATACGATCCGTGGGGTAATTTCGACCTGGGCGCCCGCAAACGAGAACAACACGCGCGCCTATGTGGATGCAGTCGCCCGGGCGGTCGGTGTCGATCCTGACGAAATCGTTGACCTAACCGAATACCGGATCATGCGCCCGCTGCTGGAAGCGATCATTCGCCACGAGAACGGACGGGTGATCTATAGCCCTGAAGAGATTGACGAAATGCTGCGGCGGGCCGGGATCGTGAACCCGGCGGCTCCGGCAATCCCCCCGAAACCCGCAAAAGCCCCCGCAGCATCGACGGCCAGTGCGGCGGGGGTTTCCGGCGGCGGCGTGCTGGCGACGGCGATTGCCGTTGTCACCGAGCCGAACCTGCGCGAGGCCGTTGCTGCCCTGGACTATAAATGGCTGCTGGCAGCGTTGGCCGTGGCGGGGGTGCTGCTGTCTGCCTACGCGGCCTATCGCGCCGCCCGCGCCAATCGAGCGGCGCCGTGATCGCCGCGCTTGCGTGGCTGACCGGATCGGCCTGGGGGCGCTATGCCGCCCTCGGGCTGCTAGCAGCCGCTGCCATCGGCCTGCTGTTGTGGCGGGCCTATGCCGCCGGGGAAACCGCGACCCGCGCCAAGGCACAGGAGAACACGATAGATGCCCTGCAAACCCGTATCGAAACTGACGATTCGTTGCGCGCTCTTAGCCCTGACACTCGGCGCCAGCGGTTGCAGCAGTGGTCGACAGATCCTTGACGGCTGTGCCGGGTGGTCAGCGATCCGCCCCACCAGCCGGGATATTGCCGTCATGTCCGACGAGTTAACCGGCCAAGTCCTAACCCATAACGAGACCGGCGCCGCGCGCGGCTGCTGGCCTCGTCCCACTCTAAAACGCTAGGAGGTTTTCATGTTCCAAACCGGCCAGCCGGTGTTCGTTGTTCGTCCCGAATACCCGGAAACGATCCACGCGGCGATTATCGCCCTGCCGCCCGATGGGGCTGATCTGTCCTATGCCGTCGATCTGCCGGACGGCAGCCGCCACCGGCTCATGTCGCAGTTTATCGCGACCGACCCAGCGGCGGCGCGGGTGATCCAGCAAAGTGCCCTGCTGGCGCGCGCGGACTATTTCGCTCGTAAGGCGGCAGATTTGCGGGGTATGGCGGCATGATGCCCTACGTTAATCCGAACCTCGCCATTCTGGGGTCGGGCCTGATTTGGTGGGCGCTGGCCTGGGATGTTGCGGTGTATTTCTGGGGGCCTAAGCGCTAACCGAATAAGTCGGGCTGGCGGTTTATGGGCGGGGCAGGGGCTTGGACGGGGGAAAGTCCGGCGGCGATGCGCCCCGCCTCAAACTGCCCCGCCCCGATCCAGGCTGCGGCGCGCTCCTCCGTTTCCAGCAGGACCGGCATAGCCTTCGGGTGAACCGCCGCGACGGGTTCGGCGCTCTCGGTGGTCAGGATCGAAAACCGGGGCAGGGGTTCGCCGGGCAGCCTGCCCCAGATGCCTGCGAAGAAAACGGTTTCTCCGGTGCCGAACCAATGTTTTCGTTTGCGGGCGTCATGCTCGCAGAAGGCTATCACCGGCACCAGGGCGCGCTGCCCGATCCAGGGGCGCCAGAAAGCGCTGCCAAGATTCCGAGTGTTGTAAACCGGTCCAGGCCCATATTGCGGCGGGGAGGGGAAACCCCAAGTCGCTTCGATGCCAGTCAATCCATCGTCCGTGACAACGATGATCGGCGCGCTATCGGTCGGGCGGATCGAGTGCAGCCCGTCCGAAGGCTGCCAGACCCATTGAACGCCTTTGAACAAGGCAGCGCCGCCGATGGGCGTGCGAACGGTATATAGGTTACACATGACCGGATTTAACCCCGCCTATCGCCGGGCGTCTAGCGCGTCAGGTCTTGGGGGCGGGGCGTCGATGCGGGTTCGCCCGCGTTCAACTTTTCCATGATCTGATGATATGGTTCGTCGCACAGCATCATACCCAAGGTCGCAAGCCTGAGTGCCGTCCCCTTTGGGCTAGGATATATCCAGGCTATTCTCTCCGGCCGCACATAGACTGTTTGGCTGCGCCGGTACAGGTGCACCCATTCGCCGCCAAGTCTTAGGCGTGTCGCGGATGGCTCGCCAACAACTTCAATGCCCCGCAGGCCGGACCCGCACAAATACGATCTTTGCGGGTCTCTGATCCGCCCGGTGAAGCGACTGCCGCCGATCAAGCAAACGGCCTCGGCCCTGACCAAAATCCGTTCGCCTCGGGGATTGAAGAACTCAACGAACATGGCCGGGGGCAGGGCGGGCGGGAATGCGTTGCAGAATCTCGCTACCGCTCAGAAGCCGAAGCGAGGCGGCGGGCATCTGTTCGGCGATAGCCGCAAGGCTGACAACGGCGGCGGCGTGAACATCGGTTTCAAGCAAGATCGCGACGCCGTTATCGTCAGCATCAACCTGTTGAATTTGAAAGCGATAATCCCAAAAACTGCGCAGCCGGTTCACCATGTCCCTATTCCGTCAAGACGTGAACATAGGAAGAACATAAACTGGCGACGCGGTTTTAGGAAGAGGGAAGCCCCGCAATCTTTGGAAGCGGGGGCTGGGGGTCGCAGGTTCGAATCCTGTCGCTCCGACCAATTTTCCCCCGAAATTAAAAATAACCTGTTTTCTGTCGCTCGTGAGCGGCGAGTTGCTTTATCCATGAAATTCCATCGTGTATCTTCAACCGAAGATAGGCGGGGGGACGATGGAAGGCAAAATTCTGCAAGTCGTTGGCCAAGTTGCCGGGATAGGTGGTTTGGCTTTGGCGGTGATGCTGTTTTTATTCAAGGACATCATCCGTAAAAACATTTTCCCCAAACTTCCGCCTGGCGCGGCCGAACGCATTTTGACCCTGCTGATTCGGGGTGTCCTTCTCGTAACGCTCGTCGGTATGGGGCTTTGGGTGCTGGTGGTCCTAGCCGGACCGAAAAGCTAGGGGGCGGCTGCCCGTCATGGAGAATCAGACTTTAGCCCTGATCGGCCGAGTTATTGGTCCTGGCAGTTTGGCCCTGGCCGTGATGCTTTTTTTGTTAAGGCATATCATCCGCAAGAATATTTTTCCAACGCTGGCACCGGACGCGGCGGAGCGACTCTTGAGCCTGATTATCCGCGGCACCTTGCTCGTGACACTCCTTGGCATGGGGCTTTGGGCGGTCGTTGAATTGGCGGGATCGAGCGAGGGCAATGGATGGTTCCTTGGCCTCGCGATCATTGCGGCGCTGGTAATAACCCCTTTGTTGTGGCGGGCAACGCTGCGCCCCGCGTCGGTGCGCAATAGTCCTGTGCAAGCCCAGTCGGGGGGCCTAGCCTTTGCGGGCGCGGTTCACGATAGCCCGATTACGATCATCAATCAGGGGATCGACCAAGAGTCTTTGCGTCAAGTCTTGGCGTTGGCGGGGGCCAAGGATCAAGCGTCGCAGCAAGCCCTCGATGCGCTCAGCAAGCGCCTTGATCTCACGAACGCGCAGATTTTAGCGGCGTATCGCATTATCGAGGTCGCGGAGATTTCCCCCGAACAGGCGATAGCACGCTTGTCCGAGCATTTTCAGGAACTTCATCGCCTGCGGGCGGCCGTTGCAGTCCAGCCTGGCGAAAGCCGGGCGATCCAGGCCCTGCGCGCCACCGCCAAAGCGCGATGGGAGGCAGCCGATTATGATGGGGTCGATGCGGCGCTGGCCGAAATCGAAGGCCTACAAAGCGCCGGGATGGCCGAAACCAAAGCCCAACGCGGTGATGCGGCCATGGCGGCCCGCCGCTTCCGCGACGCTGCCCGGCATTTTGCTAGGGCGGCGCACCTGCTGCCAAACCACCGGGAATATTGTTTTCGGCAGGCGGAAGCCCTCTATCGCGAGGGCGACGAGCGGGGCGAAAATGCGGCCCTCGCTGAGGCGATTGCCGTGTTTCGCGGCATTCTCACCAGGATCGGCCGGCGGGCGGAGGGCGATGCTTGGGCCCGCGTACAGAATAATCTCGGCAACGTGCTCCGGTCGCTTGGCGAGCGGGAGCCAGGGACGGCGCGGTTGGAGGAAGCGGTCGTCGCCTATCGAGCCGCCTTGGAGGAGTGGACCCGCGCCCGCGTGCCGCTCCAATGGGCGGCGACCCAGAGTAATCTTGGCACTGCGCTTCAGTCGCTTGGGAAGCGGGAGCCGGGGACGGCGCGGTTGGAGGAAGCGGTGGTGGCCTATCGCGCCGCCTTGGAAGAGCTAACCCGCGCCCGCGTGCCGCTCGAATGGGCGATGACCCAGAATAATCTCGGCACTGCGCTTCAGTCGCTTGGGGACCGGGAGCCGGTGACGGCGCGGTTGGAGGAGGCGGTGGTGGCCTATCGCGCCACCTTGGAAGAGCTAACCCGCGCCCGCGTGCCGCTCCAATGGGCGGCGANATTCCACCCCTTCCGCTTATCGTTCGATACGCGGTTTATCCCGGCCGGAGCCAGTCTCCGGCTTTTTCTTTTTGGAGATCCTTCCATGGACAAAGTGACCTATACGCTGCAGACCCCGGTTCAATTCACCCCCACGCGCCGGGTGGAGGAACTGGCTTTTAAGACTGATCTGACGGTGCGGGATATGCGCCGCCTCGACGGGCAACAGGGGGCGATTGCCAGTGGGGCAACGCTACTCAGCCTGCTGTCGGGTGAACCTATCGAGCTGATCGACGCGCTGTCGGCGGCTGATTTTCTGAAAGCGCAGGAAATGCTTGCCCCTTTCTTGAAGGATACGTTGGGAACTGGCGGGAACTGATCGCCGATCTTGCCGCGATCTTCCACTGGCCACCGTCGGAGCTTGAGGCGCTGACCCTGGCCGATGTGGTGTTCTGGCATCGAATCGCCGGGGAGTATCTCGGCCGTTCTGCGGTTCCGCCGACCGATTGACCTTTGCCCGTCCGGTCGCTGGCGAGGATCGGGCGGGCCGTCTTTCAGGAGAAAATCATGGCGCAAGTCACGCAACCGAAGCTGGCCCAGGCCAGTTTTCGCGGGGTACCGTTTACCTGCACTGCGCATGATCTGCGCGCGGGGCGGCGGATCGCCGATCATGTTTTTCCCCAGCGCGATCTGGGGTATCACGAGGATATGGGCCGGTCGGACCGCGAGGTATCGCTGACCGCCTACCTCAATGGCGACGATAGCGACGCCCAGCGCGACCGGCTGCTGGCGGCGGTGGAGGCGGCGGGGCCGGGGGAACTCTTCCATCCCTGGCTAGGCCGGATGATGGTTGTCGTTCGCTCCGTCACGGTGCGCGAAAGCCGCACGCAGCGGCGGCACGTCGAGGTCTCGCTGACCTTTGTCGAAGCGGGATCGGCAGCGGTGGTCGCATCGTTGATCGATACGGCGGCGCCCCTGCGCCTTGCGATCTCGGGCCTGACGGCGGCGGCGGAAACGGCGCTGGCGGGGCGCCTCGATCTGCGGCGCATGCCGGGGTTCGTAAAGCAAGACGCTCTGGCGGTATTTACCGAGGCAGCCGTGGGCGGGGAGATGATCCGCCTGAATACCCCCGGCCATGCCGCGCGCGGTTTCGCCGTCACGCAAGCGATCGACGCGGTGGCACGGCTTGGCACGCGCGGCCCGGTATCGGCGGGGGAGATCGCCCGCAGCCTGGGTGGTATGATGGCACTGCTGGCCGACGTGAGCCCCGACCCGCAGCGCGGGGTGGAGAATTTCACCGAGGCGTTTCAGACCTTCGGCAGCGCGCTACCCGGTATTCCGCTAACCACCAGCAACCGCCGCCGCCAGCAGCAGAACCGCTCGGCCCTTACCGATGCCGTGCAAATGCTGGGTCTCGGTGGGGCGACGCACCTTGCCGCCCGCATTCCGTTTCAGGAGTATGGGGAGGCGGTGGCCTGGCGGACGCGGATGAGCGATTGGTGCGATAGTGAAGCCGCAGCCGCCAGTCTGGCCCGCGACGATGATAGTTTCAGCGCACTCACCGGACTGCGCACCGCCTTCGTCGATCATGTAACGGCGGGGATGGGTACGCTCGCCCGCGCCCGCGACGTAACGCTGCCGACCGCGATGCCCTCGCTCGTGGCGGCCCATCGGCTGTATGGCGACGCGCGGCGCGGGGCAGAGGTGGCGGCGCGCAACCGTCGCTTGCTGCCGCAGGGGCACCCCGGCCTCATGCCGCCCCATGTGGCGCTGAGTATGGCGGGGGCATGAGCATGACCGAAGAAAAGGTCACCCTGCGCGTGAATGGTGCCGATTATGGCGGCTGGACCTCCGTTCGTGTGATAGCAGACGTTCGTGAGGGCGCGATTAACTTCAATTTGTCTCTGTCCGAACGCTGGCCGGAGCCACGCGCGGGGGAAACCGGTGGCGTGACAATCGTTAGCCGGGCGATCCGCATGGGCGATGCCTGCGAGGTGCGCATCGGCGGGACGTTGGTTTGCACGGGCTATGTGGACCGGCTGGAGAAATCCTACAGCGCGCAAGACCATCAGGTTTCCGTCTCCGGTCGCTCGAAGACCAGCGATCTTATCGATAGCGCCATCCCACGCCAGCAGCAAATCCGCGGCAAGAAGCTAGAGGAGATCGCCCGCGATCTCTGTGCTCCCCACGGTATCAAC contains the following coding sequences:
- a CDS encoding structural protein, translating into MAQAKAAPAQTRGERNNNPGNIDYSPNNPWRGKLPRDVSIEPRFERFDSALNGGRAAVKLVEFYKDRRGINTIRGVISTWAPANENNTRAYVDAVARAVGVDPDEIVDLTEYRIMRPLLEAIIRHENGRVIYSPEEIDEMLRRAGIVNPAAPAIPPKPAKAPAASTASAAGVSGGGVLATAIAVVTEPNLREAVAALDYKWLLAALAVAGVLLSAYAAYRAARANRAAP
- a CDS encoding SOS response-associated peptidase family protein; the encoded protein is MCNLYTVRTPIGGAALFKGVQWVWQPSDGLHSIRPTDSAPIIVVTDDGLTGIEATWGFPSPPQYGPGPVYNTRNLGSAFWRPWIGQRALVPVIAFCEHDARKRKHWFGTGETVFFAGIWGRLPGEPLPRFSILTTESAEPVAAVHPKAMPVLLETEERAAAWIGAGQFEAGRIAAGLSPVQAPAPPINRQPDLFG
- a CDS encoding GpE family phage tail protein, with the translated sequence MADLAAIFHWPPSELEALTLADVVFWHRIAGEYLGRSAVPPTD
- a CDS encoding DNA circularization protein, producing MAQVTQPKLAQASFRGVPFTCTAHDLRAGRRIADHVFPQRDLGYHEDMGRSDREVSLTAYLNGDDSDAQRDRLLAAVEAAGPGELFHPWLGRMMVVVRSVTVRESRTQRRHVEVSLTFVEAGSAAVVASLIDTAAPLRLAISGLTAAAETALAGRLDLRRMPGFVKQDALAVFTEAAVGGEMIRLNTPGHAARGFAVTQAIDAVARLGTRGPVSAGEIARSLGGMMALLADVSPDPQRGVENFTEAFQTFGSALPGIPLTTSNRRRQQQNRSALTDAVQMLGLGGATHLAARIPFQEYGEAVAWRTRMSDWCDSEAAAASLARDDDSFSALTGLRTAFVDHVTAGMGTLARARDVTLPTAMPSLVAAHRLYGDARRGAEVAARNRRLLPQGHPGLMPPHVALSMAGA